ACCGGGTTAGGGAGGGGTGAGAGGAGCGGGTACCAGGGTTCCACCCCCTCCCCAGCCCTCCCCTCAAGGGGGAGGGAGCCAGAGGGTCCAATGGAATTTGGGTGGCGTTGCGAGGCGGTTGCGTCGAGCGTGATGGAGGCCGACCCCCGGGCGGAGCCCGGGGCTATTTGATCGCTTCGACGACTAGCAGCGTTTCGTCGCGCGTTTCGAGGCCGCGGAGCGCTTCGACGGTACTTTCCTTGCGGACGGCGTCGCGGATTGTTTCGAATCCCGCTTCACACAGGCGGCGGTGGAGTTCTTCGCGATCGTAGAGCCATTTGTGCTCCCATTCGCGGAACGCGATGTTGATATTCTCGGCACGCGTCTGAATGTGTTCGTAGCCGTACTTTTTCATCCACGGCAGCCGCCAGTCGTTCTCGGCGTATTGTCGGACGACGTCGGCGAGGTCGGGCATGCCGATGCGGAGGATGCCGCCCGGCTTGAGCATCCGGCGGCACTCTCGCGACAGAGCAAGTCCCTCTTCGACGGTGAGATGCTCCATGAAGTGTTCATGGAAAATGTATTCGACCGTGCCGTCGTGGATTGGCAGCGAATGGCGGAGGTCCCACGAGACGTCGACGATCTCAGACATAGGATCGCGGTCGACGTTGACCCATCCGGGGAAGTGAACCTTGCCGCAGCCAATGTGGAGGCGGTAGGGCGCCTGGAACTTTTTGAGGGCTTGGCAGGCGGCGCGGAAGTCGCGGTCGTAGTCGGTTTCCGGCGCGGCGGGTTGATTGAGCGGCGTCAGCGCGACGGCAGCAGGCGGCACTGGCGAGCGCATTGGTTGCGGGCGGCGATCGCGACGGAATTGGCGGAGAACAGATTTGAGCGACATCGCGGCGCCTTTCGACGGCATGGACGGTGACGACAGGCGAGCCAACGCCTGCGGAGCGCCCGGAAGTAGAGGAGTTCGCCGTGTGCGAGTCAATGTCGATCGAGCTGCCTAGTTTCGCTATCCTCTCCGAAGTCTTGCGGCGAGCGGGAAAACGTAAAGACGCCGCGGTTCCTCCTGAACCGGCGGCGCCTTTGCCCCTAGCGGACGCGCTTGCTCAAGGCGCGTCGTGCTCCTCGCACTTATAGACCATGCCGTCGCCGACGGCTTGATAGACGCCTCGTCCGCGGACGAGGAGATGGCGGCCGTTGGCGAGCGTGACGATCGTCGACCGTCCGCGGCGCGGGCCGTGGATGCGAAGTTGAACGGAATTGCCTTGCTCGTCGAAGGCATTGATCCATTCGCCTTGTTTGATTGCGGACGAACCCATCTCAGTGACTCCCTGGAAACGAGAAACTGATTTGCCATGTCCGCTTAGGGGAAATGCACGCCGCGTGCCAAGAATTGGCCCATTACGGATGGAATACTCCATCCTGGACGGTATAAACGGACCGCCGGGGTGGTTGATTGCCGACCGGGGCGTTCGATTGGCGATCAGTGGCGGAAAACTCGACAGCCCGGGCAGTGTCAATTTGACGCCGCCGATTAGGCGGCGGCCCGGCGGACGGCAAGCGAACGCTCGACGAAGCGAGGCGGCTGGGGCAGCATTTCCGCGAGCTGGCGGTTTGATTCGCGGTAGAAGTCTTCCAAGAACGCCCTTGAATGCGGCGGCATTTGCGACGCCGACTTCCCGACGAAGACGTCGGCCAAGTTTGCCTGCGACCAATCCCAGGCCGGCATGCCGAGGAACTCAAGCACGCGGTTGAGGGTCTCCGTGCGGTTGAGCTTGAGATCTTCGCTATCGAGCACCAAGAGCTGCGAAGACGAAAACGCGTCGACATAGCGCCGCAGTTGTTGAGCGTACAGCCCCAAGTAGAGCAGGCTGCACGTCAGATGTTGGTTGCGGCTCATGAACTCCGCTTCGCGGCGAATGGCGAAGTCGAAGTCTTCGAACTCTTCATCGAGCCGCGGGAACTCATTTACCAGCTGATCGGGCGCGTACCGCTCGCGATGCAGGCGATGGTAGAAATCGGGATCGTACTCGAGTTGCTGGCGATACATCCGCCAGGAGGAGTACGCCCGCTCCACCGGATCGCGGAGCGTGACGATGAGCTTTACCTTGGGGAACGACTCGCGAATGCGCCCGCACGCCACCGGCGCGGCGAGGTATTGCGGCGAGGCCTCGAATCGGAGCTTGCCGTGGGCCTGCTTTTCGTCCCAGTTGGAGAAGTACCAATCCATCCCCTTGGCGTACATGAAGTCGCTGCCGAAGAAGTCGAGCTCCTTCTCGCGCGACGGCGCCATGCGGGGGTGCTGGGCAAGATAGCTAAACAGCGCCGAGGTGCCAGCTTTCTGGGCCCCGATGATCAGGACGGTGGGCAATCGTTTCGCGTTGTAATAGCGAAAGGTCGCTCCACGCCATGCTGCGCTAAGTTTGCTCATCCGTGACCAGCGTCTCGAGGCGTCTGAAATGGCGATTCGCCTTCCTGGCGTAGTTGCCTAGACAGTTTCCATCGTCATGCGCAACGACGTGCGCCAAAATCTTTCTAAAGAATTGCGTTTCCCCGAAACATCCGGCCAAAGAATCGGCCTATCCCTGACAGATTGCGGAAAAGTAATTCGCTAGCGTGGTCTCGCCAATAGGGATTTCCACCACCACGCGTCATTGCTGGCGATAAAAGAGGCCGCTTTCGTGCGGCGGCGTCCGAGCGAAGTCTTTAACACGCCGTAGTTGGCGCAGTTTCGCGCCAACTGTTGGAAAAAAAGAGGGTGGCGCGTATAGTGCTCCCATGAACTGGAACGACTTGCCCAATTTCGCGCTCCTCCTCCTCGCAGGGGGCGTTGCCAACTACATTTACGCCGAGCCGATTGCCCGAGTTTTTCATCGGCTTGTGCCGGGGCATTGGGACAGCGAACCTGAGTGCCAACGGACCTGCGGGCGAATGCTGAGCGCAGCGGGCGGGCTGCTGTTTGCCGTGACGTTTGTTACTGGCTAGGTGGCGTATACCGGTCGGTAATGACGGCGGCTATTCGACTGCCGTGGCGGGCTGCTCGCCATTCCACCAGGCGTCGAGTTTCGTGCTCAGCTGCTTGACCACGTCGGGGTGGTCAGCCGCCAGGTTTTGCTCTTCGCTTGGATCGAGTTGCAGGTTGTAGAGTTCGATCTTGGCGTCCGGCTCGTTTTGCGGCGCCGGGACGATTAGCTTCCAATGGCCGGAGATGATCCAGCGGTAGCGCAAGCTCACAGCGGGATTCTTGAGGTCGAGGATGTCGTGGGTGAAGCATTCGCCCTGCAGCGACGTGCGGGCGTCGCGGGGTTTTTTGTCGAGCAGGTTGATGCCCGGCATCGCCGCGGTCGGCTTGGCGCCGGCGGCGGCTAGCAGCGTAGGGGCCAAATCGAGCGAGATGGCGAGATCGTCGCTTTGTTCCGGTGCGATGTGGCCGGGCCAGCGCAGGATGATGGGGGTTCGCAGGCCGCCGTCGTACGGCGACTGTTTGGATTTTGCCGCGGCGGCGCCGGTTTCGGGATTAGTGATCCAGCCATTGTCGGCGACGTAGACCACGATCGTGTCGTCGCTGAGCCCTTGCTCGTCGAGGTGCGAGAGCAAGCTGCCGACCGTTTCGTCGAACCATTCGACCATCGCCCAATATTTGGCCACCTGCTTCGACGGCGCGATGGCGCGATACTTCTTCAGGAGCCGTTCCGGTGGCGTGTGCGGCAGGTGCGGCATCATCGGCGCATACCAGACGAAGAATGGCTGGTCTTTCTCGCGGGCGTCGGCGATGAACTCGTAGATCGGCTCCATTGTCTTGCGGCCGATCGAGAGGCCCTCGTCGCCATGCCGGCTGCCGTGCGTCATGCCGGCGGTGAATCCACCCCGCTTGTAGTTGCCTTGCCACCACTTGCCGGTTTGTAGCGAGACGTAGCCGAGGTCGCCCAGTTGTCGGGGCAGCGTGGGAACGGCTTCCAGCAGGCGATTCATTTCCTCGCGGCCAGTTTCGAATTCCGGCGTCTGATGGAACTGAGCCATCGGCAGAGCCGCTTTGTTCGGCGGATCGTTGCCGGTGATGCCGTGCTGATGCGGGTAGAGGCCGGTCACCACCGACGCGAGGCTGGGGCAGCAGAGGCTCGAGGGGACGTATCCGCGCGGGAACGCGAGCCCCTCGGCAGCGAGGCGGTCGATGTTTGGCGTGTGAACATGGCGGCTGCCCATGAAGGAGTAGTCGGACCAGGCGTGATCGTCGGAGACGATCATCACGATGTTGGGGCGACTAGGTGGAGCGGCGGCAGATAGCGCTGGCGGGCAGATGGCCGCGGCGATCGTGAGCAGAAGGAAGATGCGGAGCATGGTGTTTTTGGGATGAAGAGCGGGACGCAAATTGCTGAGCGTGCGTTTCGCAGATTGTATGCCGAAATGGCGGCGGCCGCACGGTGCGGGGAGCGCGAAGTGCGGGGGCGGAAACGGCAGTCGTTTGGTGGTTTATTCTTGAGTGTGATCAAATGTTCATGTACGATGGAGGCGGCAAGCTAAGTCCGAATTGAAGTCGGTTAGATGAGGTGGGGTGTGCTGAACGAAATCCCGGCAGAGCAATTGCGCGGCGTCATCGACGCGGTGGCTCAAGAGATTTTGGCCGAAGCGGAGGTGACGCAGCCGCCGGTCGATTGCCTGCTCGTCGCCGAGCGACTGGGTCTCATCGTGGCCCGCGATCAGCCGCTGCCGAATCAAGCGGTCCAGCCGCGGGCACGGTTTGTGAAGCTATCGGCGGGCGGGGCGCCGGCGGCCGATGCGATCTTTCTGGCCGAGGAGCCGCGGCGTGAACGGCGACATTGGGCCGTAGCGCACGAAATTGGCGAGAGCCGCGCGTTTCGCGTGTTCGCTGAGTTGGGCGTTGATCCCGCGGAGGCCCCGCCGGCGGCGCGGGAAGCAGTGGCCAACGCGCTCGCGGGTGCGCTGTTGTTGCCTCGCGAGTGGTTCGTCCGCGACGGGGCTCGCGTCGATTGGGACTTATTTGAACTCAAGGCGATCTACGCGACGGCGAGCCACGAGCTGATCGCGCGGCGGATGTTGGAAGCGCCGCCGTCAGTGATCGTGACGCTCGCGGACCAGGGGCGATGCGTTTGGCGTCGCAGCAGTGGCGGCCATCGACCGCCGCCGCTCACGCCGCCCGAGCGCGACGCCTGGACCGCCGCGCATCAGCAAGGGCAGCCGGTGCAGTGCGAGCGAGCAGAGTTGCCGGAGGGGATCGTCGACGTGCGGGCCTGGCCGATCCACGAAGAGGGTTGGAAACGCGAAATCATCCGCACGGAGTTGGCTCAGTGGTGAGCCGGCCAATCCGCGGCGGCGAGCCGTTCGAGTTCGTTGACGAGCTGCGTGAGTTGGTAGGGCTTCGCCAGGAGGGCGGCGCCGCCGGCGTTTTGTACGGCTGCGAGATATTCGACGCGTGGGAAGTCAAGCAGGGCGATGACGGGCGCCGCGGCGTTTGCGGTGTGGATCGAATCGGCGAAGGCGCGGAGGGACGCGAGTTCGCTGTCGGCGAGTTGGCCGCCGTCCCAGATCGCGGCGTCGAACGTTACGGCGGGGGCGTGTTCGAGTTGGCGTCCGCGCGGGCGCCATTCGCACTGCCATCCGAACGGGGCGAGGATGGTTGCGAGCGTTTCAAAGACGGCGAAGTCGGGCGCGTCGACGGCGAGCGAACGTGACGCATCCCCGCGAGCATGGGAGCGAGCGGTGGCCATTACGTTGAGTGGCGTTTGCTGCCCGCTGCGAGGATCGTCGAGCGGCTCCGACCAGGCGGGCGTGCGGCCAGCGTCGGCCGTCTCAATTGTTGCCCGCCACCAGGGGGCGAATTCGTACCAGTAAAGGCGAATCACACCGTCGGGCGGACGCCCGGTGCGGAGTTCGCCTTCGCACCAGGAGCCAGCGATGCAGATGATCCGCGTGAGCGGCGCAAGGATGCGTAGCGTTTCGATCGCTGGCTGGTGATTGTCGCCGGGCGTCGGTTGAGCCAGCAGGATGACTTCCGCTGCAAGCGCGACGGCGTCATTGGCGCTGAGTTGCTTGAGCAACGCGCTCAGCGTGGCGGCTGTCGGCCACTCGCGCATTGGATCGAGTTCCGCTTGCAGCGAGGCGAATTCGCCGCGATCCCAAGGGCCGACGGCGACGAGCGATGGAGGGGAGGGGGGCATGCGCGGGCGAACAGCTTAACCAGTGATCTCGGCGTCGCGCTCTAGAAACAACTCGCGAGCGGCGTGTGCATCGGAGGCGCTGCGAAGCGTCGCCGTCCAGTCGCGGTCGTTGACGATGCGACTCACGCGGGCGAGCGTGCGGAGATATTCGTGATCGCTCGTGGCGGCGATCAAAATAAAGATGTCGGTAAGGCCGCTGCCGCTCGGTCCGCCGCCGAAGGGGATGCCGCCGCTGGTGATGCCGAGTGCGATCACCGCTTCGCCCAGAATCGACGACTGCGGCCGCCGCGGGTGGAGCAGGGCGATGCCGTTTTCGAGCGCGGTCGGCGCCATCGATTCGCGTTGCGATACCGCTTCAGCCATCCGCTCGACGTCCCACAGGCGACCCGACGCGGCGGCGAGTTCGCACATGCTGCTGATGACGCTAGTGCGCGTCCGCGCGGCAAGCGGCACGGCGACGGTTTCTGGCAGTAGCAGCTCGCCAAGGTCGATGACGCTGGCGCCATGCGAATCGTCGCGGCGGAGTCGGCTTTCCATGGCGGCGAGTTCTTCGTCGCCGGAAAGGCCCATTCGCTCTTCGAGCCACTGGCTCACTTCGGGCCGAGTGAATTTCCACTGCCCGCCGATGCGCCGCCCCGGCAGCTTGCCGCGTTCGGCCAACCGGGTGACCTGCGCCGGCATCATGTGAAGGTATGCCGCCAGGCTCGCGATGTCGAAAGAGTCGTCGGCCATGGGGGCTCAGGGGGGCTTGGCGCCATGGGTAGGCAGGTGCGGGATGGGGAATCTTCAATTTTCGGCGGGGGGGCGGGCGGCGTCCAGTCTGATCTTGTTGCTTCTGCGGCGTTTGTTGACAATCTGGCCGCTCTTTCCGGACTCTTCGGGCCATAACGGCGTCGACGAGCCCATTCCCGGCGTAGCCCGGCATGTTGGACGATCGCGATGGAACCCCAATCGACAACCTGGCGCCAACTCGCCACCCGCTGGGTGATCGCGGCGGCGGCGGTGGGGTGGATGACGGCGATCGCCTGCGGCGTGTGGTACGAAGTGGCGCGGCGCCGGCAGGCGAACTTTGCGGAGCAACTGGCCGCACGAATCGTCGCCGCTGAGGCGAGGCCTTCACGGGCGGTTGTGGCCGAACTGACGCTGCTCGACGTCGCCGGCGTTGAACCGCTCGTGCGTCTCGCCTCGCTGCAGCGCCGAGATGTGGCAATCGCGGCCCGTGGCGCGGTGAATCAACTGCTGCAGTCGTGGGAACTTGAAGCAACCGAGTCGGGCGACGTGCGACGGTTTGCCGAACGCACGACGGCGCTCTCCGCCGCGCTGGAGCGGCATGCGGCGGAGTTCGGTCCTGAAACGCAGCGCTGGGCGAACGGTTTGGCCGAGCGATTGGTAACGCACAGCGATCAGTTCGCGCCGGCGGATTCTTGGGAGATTCTGGCGAACTGCGACCGCGTGCTGAGCCGGCCGCTGCAACCGCGCGAAGCGCGGCCGGCGCCCATCGTAGCCGTGGCCGAGCCGCTGGTGCCGTCGACCCCGCCGGCTAAGCCATTGGCCGCAGCAGTTCGCCCGCAAGCGAGTACGCCGGCGAGATCAAACGGCGATCAGCAGACTCGCGCCAACGACGGCCCGAAGGGCGATTTGAGCGTGCTGGGGCCGGTGACTTCGTCGGGATCGTCGTTCAATCTTCAACAGCAGTTCGGCAATACGTTGCGATCAGCTCTTCAGTTTGCCGGTGAGCATTCAGGCGCCGCGCAGCGAAGCGATCAACCGGTGCGTGTGACTCCAATGGGACCGGTGATCGACGTACCGTCGCCGCAAGAGGCGCGGTTGCAATCGCGACGATCGCGAACGCAGCCGCCGACAGCACCAGCAGTTGACGCCCATGTGGTGAAACTCGACGCGCGACCGGATGCGAGCGACCAAAGCGTAACGGCAATAGGCCCGCGCGGACGCGACACGGTGGCGGAGCTGACGAAGCAAATCAACGCATTGCCGCCCGGCGAACGGCTTGCCAGTTTGGAGCGGGCCTCGCAACTTCCGCCAGCTGAAGCGAGACGATTGCTGCGAAATTTCGTCGCCGACGGTGAGCCGCAAGTTCGGCTACAGGCGCTGACGATGCTCGCCACGGCGGGCGATCCGCAGCTGATGGAACTCGCCCGCGAGCGAGCGGTGGAAGATGCAGATCCGCGGGTGTCGGCGTTTGCGTCGGAGTTGCTGCGGAAACGGTAGCGGGCCGCTGCAGCATTCCTCGCCCCGGGCTTCGCCCGGGGGTTGCATCACGTCGGATGAAGTCTGCCGGAATAGTTGCCTACCCCCGGGCGGAGCCCGGGGCTAAAAAAAGGGCGGCGCCAATTGGTGACTGGCGCCGCCCAGTGCGTTGCGTTTCAGAAACCCTGCCCGTACGTCTAGCCGCGGTGCCGGCGGGCGGCGATGACGCCTACCATGCCGAGCGCAGCGATCCCCAGCGTTGCCGGTTCGGGGACGCCGACGATTTGCATGTTGCCGAACGGTCCCACGTCGGTCGACCAGACGTTGACGCCCGTGGTTTCGAAACCGAACTGGATGTGGCGCGTCGGGTCGTTGATGGTGTTCAGCGTGACGCTGAAGTCGCCAGTCGCCGACAGCGCAACGGTGGCTGCGACGTTCGAAGAATAGTTCGGAGCAAAGTCCTTGATGAAGGCGACCGTCGAGTGGGCGCTGGTAAACGTGTTGCTAAGGACCTTGCCGACGAACGTGACGCTCTGACCGGAGAGCGTGCCCGTCTGCTCGACGTACATGCTGGCGGCCATGTTCTTGTTGCCGGGAGCACCGGGCCCGCCGCCCCCTTGGTACCAGAAGGTCGCGGGGTCGTTCACCGAGTTTGGTTTGAGCGTGAGCACTGGGCCGGCAAAGGTCGCGACCAAGTCAGCAGGCGCCCAGCTGCTGCCGAACACGTACGCGCCGCCGTTCGAGGGTAATTCGGATACGTTCATGTAGCCGTTCCAGCTGGCGCTGGGATCGACCGTGACGGTCGCGGCCCGCGTGCACTGCGCGACGCTGATCGCGATGCACGCGATGAGCGAAGCTGCCAACATTCGTTTCATGAGTCGTTTCTCCAGAGTTGGCGCCGCGGAACCACGAGGAGGTTGGCAGGGCAGCGCGCGCCACGGCGTCGCGTGCTGCTAGGTATTCCGGCGCATTGGATGCGCTGGTGAGAATGCCGCCGAACGAACAGGAAGTGACAAGAACTGGTACTGCTCTCAGCTCCGAGCCAACGCCCGAAGTTGAGAAACAGTTACGAAACAGTTTGTGCCGCCATTATGCAGCCGAGCGGATGGCGATGTCAACTATTTTTTCCGGTTTTGTCGGTTGGGAGGGGACGCGAATCCAGCGAGCGGCGGCGGAAGGAGGGGGAGGGCTTAGCGAATCATCCGCTCTTCGAGGGGGGTAATGCGGCTGGCGGTGACGTGGGCTCGGCGATACTCGGGCATGAAGCCGCGGTTGCCGAGCACGCCAATCCGCTTGCCGACGTACGACTGGAGATTCACGTCGGGCGACGCGGTGACGAAGGTGACGACGTCGCCGTGGTCGTCGACGAGGGCAAACCGCGGGGCTTGGGCCCGTTTCGAGACGACTGGCTTGAGCGTGCCGACGGCGTCATATTTGGCGTCGGTGGCGGCGAGTTCCGTCGCACCCGGAGCGGCGCCGGGAGTGGGGGTGATCGAGGTATCGGCGCCGAGGTCGCTGCGGATGCGCGCCAGCACTTCGCTCGACTGGCCCGTCATGCCTTGGGGCGTTTGCGCTGCGGCGCCGTTTGTGGTCGGCGGCAGCGGCGGGCTGGCGGCCAGGGCGCTGGGCGTTGCCGGCAGGCCGGCGTTGCGGTAGCGAGTTTGTACGTTTTCAAACGTGGCGATGCGGTCGAGCAGGTCGCGCAGCTGGTCGCGTAGTTCCGGCGTGTCGCCTTGCGCCAGCAGCGCGGCCGCCTCTTCGCGCAAGCCGCCGAGCTGCCAGGCCGTTGGCGGCTGAACGACGATTTGCGACAGGCGGAGCTGCATCTCAACGACGCGCGAATCGAACGGACCAGTCGGCGCCGAGAGCCCTTCGAAGCGGATGCGAGGTTGCTTGGTGGCGAGCGGCTCGAGCCCCGTGTGAGAAATTAAGCCCGGGGCGACCGGCGCCGTGGCCGGAAGTTGCGCCGCGGCGGGCGAGCCGGGGACGATTTGGACTTCATCGGCCGCTTTGGCGAGGCCCGCGGCGCTAGCGGTCGGCGTCGAGGCGCCGACCGCGTTGGGATGCCATGAGGGGTTGGCTGGTAGCGGCGACGGAGCGCCGTTGTTGCCGAGCGCCGCGTCGAGATGGGCGAAGGGATTGGCGCCGGGCGTCGTTTCTGCCTCGCTGTATTGTGCTTGCTCGATCGTCGACGCACCGCCGGAGCTTTTCCAAGCGGCGTTGCCGCCCGCCCCTTCGGTGGGCGGCGACTTCGAGAGCCGGCGGGCCGCGATCCAGCGGAACTCGCCCGCGGGGGGCGCGATTTTCACAAACGGTTGCCCCGGCGTTGGTTGCTCAGTGAGCTGCACCATCTCGCGATGTTCAAGCTGCACCTGCACGGCGCTGCGGTCGTTGCTGAGCGACGTGCCGACGCGGGCCGGCACTTGCGGCGCGATCACCTCGGCGGTGCGGCTATCGAGAATGCGGAGCTGATGAGCAGGCGCCAGGCTGAAGCTCCCCTCGACGGGGCGAATCGCACACCAGCCGTCGCCGTCGTGGCGGTAGACCTCCACGGCGTAGCCAGCTTTCAGTTGGCTCGTCGGGTAAAAATCGCCGCCTGGTCCACTGCGGACGTAGGTGTCGTCCTGCGTCACGTAGGCGATGTACGGAAAGCCATCGGCAGCCAGCGCTGGTTGCACGCACGCGGCGACGAACGCGACGAGGCTCGCGAGTCCGAGTGGAAGTAGGTTGGTCGGTTTCGGACGCGTCGAGAGAAGCATGGCGTGCTCCGTGGCAATGGCATGGCGCGTCCCGGAGGGAACGTCGCCAGCTGTCATAAGCGGTTGCGCCGAGGCTTATAGGAAAATGGGAAGTTGGGCTCAAGATCGGAAGGGCCGGGCGCCGAGGGAGGCCCTTGCTAGCTGGTCGCCCAAGCCAACGTTAAGATGGGGGAACGTCCCTTTTCTGCGCATCGCTTGCTGCGCCAGGGCCGAGGCGAGGCGCCATCATGCAGATTGAACAACTCGGTCCCTATCGCATCGGCCGCAAGATCGGCAAAGGGGGGATGGGCTCGGTCTACGAGGCGGTCGACGAGAAGAGCGGGCAGCGGGTGGCGGTGAAGGCGCTCGCCCCGCAGCTAGCGATGGCCGAGGGTTTTCGCGAGCGCTTTGAAGCGGAAATCGAGTCGCTCAAGAAGCTGCAGCACGAAGGAATCGTCCGGCTGCTCGGCTACGGCGAGCACGAGGGGATCCTGTTCTACTCGATGGAGTTGGTCGACGGGCCGAGCCTG
This sequence is a window from Lacipirellula parvula. Protein-coding genes within it:
- a CDS encoding class I SAM-dependent methyltransferase, producing the protein MSLKSVLRQFRRDRRPQPMRSPVPPAAVALTPLNQPAAPETDYDRDFRAACQALKKFQAPYRLHIGCGKVHFPGWVNVDRDPMSEIVDVSWDLRHSLPIHDGTVEYIFHEHFMEHLTVEEGLALSRECRRMLKPGGILRIGMPDLADVVRQYAENDWRLPWMKKYGYEHIQTRAENINIAFREWEHKWLYDREELHRRLCEAGFETIRDAVRKESTVEALRGLETRDETLLVVEAIK
- a CDS encoding sulfotransferase domain-containing protein translates to MSKLSAAWRGATFRYYNAKRLPTVLIIGAQKAGTSALFSYLAQHPRMAPSREKELDFFGSDFMYAKGMDWYFSNWDEKQAHGKLRFEASPQYLAAPVACGRIRESFPKVKLIVTLRDPVERAYSSWRMYRQQLEYDPDFYHRLHRERYAPDQLVNEFPRLDEEFEDFDFAIRREAEFMSRNQHLTCSLLYLGLYAQQLRRYVDAFSSSQLLVLDSEDLKLNRTETLNRVLEFLGMPAWDWSQANLADVFVGKSASQMPPHSRAFLEDFYRESNRQLAEMLPQPPRFVERSLAVRRAAA
- a CDS encoding sulfatase — its product is MLRIFLLLTIAAAICPPALSAAAPPSRPNIVMIVSDDHAWSDYSFMGSRHVHTPNIDRLAAEGLAFPRGYVPSSLCCPSLASVVTGLYPHQHGITGNDPPNKAALPMAQFHQTPEFETGREEMNRLLEAVPTLPRQLGDLGYVSLQTGKWWQGNYKRGGFTAGMTHGSRHGDEGLSIGRKTMEPIYEFIADAREKDQPFFVWYAPMMPHLPHTPPERLLKKYRAIAPSKQVAKYWAMVEWFDETVGSLLSHLDEQGLSDDTIVVYVADNGWITNPETGAAAAKSKQSPYDGGLRTPIILRWPGHIAPEQSDDLAISLDLAPTLLAAAGAKPTAAMPGINLLDKKPRDARTSLQGECFTHDILDLKNPAVSLRYRWIISGHWKLIVPAPQNEPDAKIELYNLQLDPSEEQNLAADHPDVVKQLSTKLDAWWNGEQPATAVE
- a CDS encoding PTS sugar transporter subunit IIA is translated as MADDSFDIASLAAYLHMMPAQVTRLAERGKLPGRRIGGQWKFTRPEVSQWLEERMGLSGDEELAAMESRLRRDDSHGASVIDLGELLLPETVAVPLAARTRTSVISSMCELAAASGRLWDVERMAEAVSQRESMAPTALENGIALLHPRRPQSSILGEAVIALGITSGGIPFGGGPSGSGLTDIFILIAATSDHEYLRTLARVSRIVNDRDWTATLRSASDAHAARELFLERDAEITG
- a CDS encoding PEP-CTERM sorting domain-containing protein, with protein sequence MKRMLAASLIACIAISVAQCTRAATVTVDPSASWNGYMNVSELPSNGGAYVFGSSWAPADLVATFAGPVLTLKPNSVNDPATFWYQGGGGPGAPGNKNMAASMYVEQTGTLSGQSVTFVGKVLSNTFTSAHSTVAFIKDFAPNYSSNVAATVALSATGDFSVTLNTINDPTRHIQFGFETTGVNVWSTDVGPFGNMQIVGVPEPATLGIAALGMVGVIAARRHRG
- a CDS encoding SH3 domain-containing protein, whose translation is MLLSTRPKPTNLLPLGLASLVAFVAACVQPALAADGFPYIAYVTQDDTYVRSGPGGDFYPTSQLKAGYAVEVYRHDGDGWCAIRPVEGSFSLAPAHQLRILDSRTAEVIAPQVPARVGTSLSNDRSAVQVQLEHREMVQLTEQPTPGQPFVKIAPPAGEFRWIAARRLSKSPPTEGAGGNAAWKSSGGASTIEQAQYSEAETTPGANPFAHLDAALGNNGAPSPLPANPSWHPNAVGASTPTASAAGLAKAADEVQIVPGSPAAAQLPATAPVAPGLISHTGLEPLATKQPRIRFEGLSAPTGPFDSRVVEMQLRLSQIVVQPPTAWQLGGLREEAAALLAQGDTPELRDQLRDLLDRIATFENVQTRYRNAGLPATPSALAASPPLPPTTNGAAAQTPQGMTGQSSEVLARIRSDLGADTSITPTPGAAPGATELAATDAKYDAVGTLKPVVSKRAQAPRFALVDDHGDVVTFVTASPDVNLQSYVGKRIGVLGNRGFMPEYRRAHVTASRITPLEERMIR